The Mycolicibacterium smegmatis genome has a window encoding:
- a CDS encoding type Z 30S ribosomal protein S14 — protein sequence MAKKALVHKANKKPKFAVRAYTRCNKCGRPHSVYRKFGLCRICLREMAHAGELPGVQKSSW from the coding sequence ATGGCAAAGAAGGCGCTGGTCCACAAGGCCAACAAGAAGCCCAAGTTCGCGGTCCGCGCGTACACGCGGTGCAACAAGTGCGGTCGCCCGCACTCGGTCTACCGCAAGTTCGGGTTGTGCCGCATCTGCCTGCGCGAGATGGCGCACGCGGGTGAGCTCCCCGGCGTGCAGAAGTCCAGCTGGTAA
- the rpsH gene encoding 30S ribosomal protein S8, with amino-acid sequence MTMTDPIADFLTRLRNANSAYHDEVTLPHSKLKANIAEILKREGYISDYRTEDARVGKSLVVQLKYGPSRERSIAGLRRVSKPGLRVYAKSTNLPRVLGGLGVAIISTSSGLLTDRQAARQGVGGEVLAYVW; translated from the coding sequence ATGACGATGACTGACCCGATCGCAGACTTCTTGACACGTCTGCGCAACGCCAATTCGGCGTATCACGATGAGGTGACTCTGCCCCACTCGAAGCTCAAGGCGAACATCGCCGAGATCTTGAAGCGTGAGGGCTACATCTCCGATTACCGCACCGAGGATGCTCGGGTCGGAAAGTCGCTGGTGGTGCAGCTCAAGTACGGCCCCAGCCGTGAGCGCAGCATCGCCGGCCTGCGACGGGTTTCCAAGCCCGGTCTGCGGGTCTACGCGAAATCCACCAACCTGCCCCGTGTGCTCGGCGGCCTCGGCGTGGCGATCATCTCCACGTCCTCCGGCCTGCTCACCGATCGCCAGGCAGCACGACAGGGCGTGGGCGGCGAAGTCCTCGCGTACGTGTGGTGA
- the rplF gene encoding 50S ribosomal protein L6, with product MSRIGKQPVPVPSGVDVTINGQNLSVKGPKGTLTLDVAEPISVSRAEDGAIVVTRPDDERRSRSLHGLSRTLIANLVTGVTEGYTQKMEIFGVGYRVQLKGQNLEFALGYSHPVLIEAPEGITFAVESPTKFSVSGIDKQKVGQISAVIRRLRRPDPYKGKGVRYEGEQIRRKVGKTGK from the coding sequence ATGTCGCGTATTGGAAAGCAGCCGGTTCCGGTTCCCTCCGGGGTCGATGTGACCATCAACGGTCAGAATCTGTCGGTCAAGGGCCCCAAGGGCACCCTGACCCTGGACGTCGCAGAGCCCATCTCGGTCTCGCGTGCCGAGGACGGCGCCATCGTGGTGACCCGTCCCGACGATGAGCGGCGCAGCCGCAGCCTTCACGGGCTGTCGCGCACGCTGATCGCCAACCTGGTGACCGGTGTCACCGAGGGGTACACGCAGAAGATGGAGATCTTCGGCGTCGGTTACCGCGTGCAGCTCAAGGGCCAGAACCTGGAGTTCGCGCTGGGCTACAGCCATCCCGTCCTGATCGAGGCGCCCGAGGGCATCACCTTCGCGGTGGAGTCGCCGACGAAGTTCTCGGTGTCGGGCATCGACAAGCAGAAAGTCGGACAGATCTCGGCGGTCATCCGTCGCCTGCGCCGTCCCGACCCGTACAAGGGCAAGGGCGTGCGTTACGAGGGTGAGCAGATCCGCCGCAAGGTCGGAAAGACAGGTAAGTAA
- the rplR gene encoding 50S ribosomal protein L18 — MATKTEGTVAHKPVGQNISEVRRNARLRRHARLRKKVAGTAEVPRLVVNRSARHIHVQLVNDLNGTTLAAASSIEADVRAIDGDKKAHSVRVGQLIAERAKAAGVETVVFDRGGYTYGGRIAALADAAREAGLKF; from the coding sequence ATGGCTACCAAGACTGAAGGCACCGTGGCTCACAAGCCGGTCGGCCAGAACATCTCCGAGGTTCGCCGCAACGCACGGCTGCGTCGCCACGCACGCCTGCGCAAGAAGGTCGCCGGCACCGCCGAGGTGCCCCGCCTGGTGGTGAACCGGTCGGCTCGCCACATCCACGTCCAGCTGGTCAACGACCTCAACGGCACCACCTTGGCCGCGGCGTCGTCGATCGAGGCCGATGTGCGCGCCATCGATGGCGACAAGAAGGCCCACAGCGTTCGGGTCGGTCAGCTGATCGCCGAGCGTGCCAAGGCAGCCGGGGTCGAGACCGTCGTGTTCGACCGCGGTGGCTACACCTACGGCGGCCGCATCGCTGCGCTGGCAGACGCCGCGCGTGAGGCAGGGCTGAAATTCTGA
- the rpsE gene encoding 30S ribosomal protein S5, which produces MAEQAGAGSAQDNRGGRGRRDDRGGRGRDGGDKSNYIERVVSINRVSKVVKGGRRFSFTALVIVGDGKGMVGVGYGKAKEVPAAIAKGVEEARKNFFRVPLIGSTITHPVQGEAAAGVVMLRPASPGTGVIAGGAARAVLECAGVHDILAKSLGSDNAINVVHATVAALKLLQRPEEVAARRGLPIEDVAPAGMLKARRESEALAAAAAREGSA; this is translated from the coding sequence ATGGCCGAGCAGGCTGGCGCCGGTTCGGCGCAGGACAATCGCGGTGGCCGTGGCCGCCGTGACGACCGTGGCGGCCGTGGCCGCGACGGTGGTGACAAGAGCAACTACATCGAACGCGTGGTGTCGATCAACCGGGTTTCCAAGGTCGTCAAGGGCGGCCGCCGGTTCAGCTTCACCGCGCTGGTGATCGTCGGCGACGGCAAAGGCATGGTCGGCGTCGGTTACGGCAAGGCCAAGGAAGTTCCGGCCGCCATCGCCAAGGGTGTCGAAGAAGCTCGTAAGAACTTCTTCCGGGTGCCGCTCATCGGCAGCACCATCACCCACCCGGTTCAGGGCGAGGCCGCTGCCGGTGTCGTGATGCTGCGCCCGGCCAGCCCGGGTACCGGTGTGATCGCCGGCGGTGCCGCTCGTGCGGTGCTGGAGTGCGCGGGCGTGCACGACATCCTGGCCAAGTCGCTGGGCAGCGACAACGCGATCAACGTGGTTCACGCCACCGTTGCCGCGCTGAAGCTGCTGCAGCGGCCCGAGGAAGTGGCGGCCCGTCGCGGTCTGCCCATCGAGGACGTTGCGCCGGCCGGCATGCTGAAGGCCCGGCGCGAGAGCGAAGCGCTGGCCGCCGCGGCTGCGCGTGAGGGATCGGCATAA
- the rpmD gene encoding 50S ribosomal protein L30 — MAELKITQVRSTIGARWKQRESLRTLGLKKIRQSVVREDNAQTRGLINTVHHLVEVEEVGK; from the coding sequence ATGGCAGAGCTGAAGATCACCCAGGTGCGTAGCACCATCGGGGCGCGCTGGAAGCAGCGTGAGAGCCTGCGGACCCTGGGCCTCAAGAAGATCCGCCAGTCGGTGGTGCGTGAGGACAACGCCCAGACCCGTGGCCTCATCAATACCGTTCACCACCTCGTTGAAGTAGAGGAGGTTGGCAAGTGA
- the rplO gene encoding 50S ribosomal protein L15, translating into MSVIKLHDLRPAPGEKKAKTRVGRGEGSKGKTAGRGTKGTKARKNVPVMFEGGQMPIHMRLPKLKGFKNRFRTEYEVVNVGDINKAFPQGGTVGVDELVAKGLVRKNSLVKVLGDGKLTVKVDVTANKFSGSAREAITAAGGSATEL; encoded by the coding sequence GTGAGCGTCATCAAGCTGCACGACCTGAGGCCGGCTCCCGGAGAGAAGAAGGCCAAGACCCGCGTCGGTCGTGGTGAGGGCTCGAAGGGTAAGACCGCAGGCCGTGGTACCAAGGGCACGAAGGCCCGCAAGAACGTCCCCGTGATGTTCGAGGGCGGCCAGATGCCGATCCACATGCGGCTCCCGAAGCTCAAGGGCTTCAAGAACCGCTTCCGCACCGAGTACGAGGTCGTCAACGTCGGCGACATCAACAAGGCCTTCCCGCAGGGTGGCACGGTTGGTGTCGACGAGCTGGTGGCCAAGGGCCTGGTTCGCAAGAACAGCCTGGTCAAGGTTCTCGGCGACGGCAAGCTGACCGTCAAGGTCGACGTGACCGCCAACAAGTTCAGCGGTAGCGCCCGCGAGGCGATCACCGCGGCCGGCGGTTCGGCCACCGAACTCTGA
- a CDS encoding LLM class flavin-dependent oxidoreductase, producing the protein MTFSISIPQLDTGRFDASGVKNYLTRAEELGFEGGWTLEQTVGHAPLIAPLELLSYAAAVTTRLRLGVAVLVTSLHDPLQLASSITAVDRLSHGRLDVGVAPGGGSRQFRAFGVDPSTFIANFTEGLALMKAAWSDEPRVTFHGRFRDVDGLPITPTPVQRPHPPIWFGANAPKALARAVRLGDAFLGAGSSTTAHFAEAVRIVREELDKQGKDPQSFRIGKRVYLIVDDDGARARERVAEGLRRIYGPKADYADVAVAGTPGEVVRGLREVIEAGAQTVLLNPTGADVAEDREQMERLAAEVIPQLA; encoded by the coding sequence GTGACCTTCTCGATCTCGATACCGCAGCTCGACACCGGCCGGTTCGACGCCTCCGGCGTCAAGAACTACCTGACCCGCGCCGAGGAGCTCGGGTTCGAAGGCGGGTGGACCCTGGAGCAGACCGTCGGCCACGCGCCGCTCATCGCGCCCCTGGAATTGCTGTCGTACGCGGCGGCGGTCACCACGCGGCTGCGCCTGGGCGTCGCGGTCCTGGTGACCTCGCTGCACGACCCTCTGCAGCTGGCATCGTCGATCACTGCCGTCGATCGGCTGAGCCACGGGCGGCTGGATGTCGGTGTCGCCCCCGGTGGCGGGTCGCGTCAGTTCCGCGCGTTCGGTGTCGACCCGTCGACGTTCATCGCCAACTTCACCGAGGGTCTGGCTCTCATGAAGGCCGCGTGGTCCGACGAGCCCCGCGTGACATTCCACGGACGCTTCCGCGACGTGGATGGTCTGCCCATCACACCGACGCCCGTCCAGCGTCCGCACCCGCCGATCTGGTTCGGCGCCAACGCCCCCAAGGCGCTCGCGCGGGCCGTACGCCTCGGCGACGCGTTCCTGGGTGCCGGCTCGTCGACCACCGCGCACTTCGCCGAGGCTGTGCGCATCGTGCGGGAAGAACTCGACAAGCAGGGCAAGGATCCGCAGAGCTTCCGGATCGGCAAGCGCGTCTATCTCATCGTCGACGACGACGGCGCACGTGCACGCGAGCGCGTGGCCGAGGGTCTGCGCCGGATCTACGGGCCGAAGGCCGATTACGCGGACGTGGCCGTCGCGGGCACACCCGGCGAGGTGGTGCGCGGGCTACGCGAGGTGATCGAAGCCGGTGCGCAGACGGTCCTGCTCAACCCGACAGGTGCCGACGTCGCCGAGGATCGCGAGCAGATGGAGCGCCTCGCCGCCGAGGTCATCCCCCAGCTCGCCTAG
- the sppA gene encoding signal peptide peptidase SppA: protein MFGFLPGIPGQDDLRALVRRVDTARHNGVPDGCVLELDLMSIPPETTGFDPLAMIAGGGRPLVLRQAVAAIHRAAEDDRVAGLIARVQLPAAAPGPVQELRDAIVAFGESKPTVAWAETYPGTMSYYLASAFREIWMQPAGSVGLVGFATNATFLRDALDKAGIEAQFIARGEYKSAANVFTEGSYTEPHREADARLIESLQEQVWQGIAQSRGLDQGTINTLADQAPLLREAAVTAGLVDRIGFRDEAYKRIGELAGGPENTDADDDDAPPRLFLSRYAKATAPKPAPQLPSLPGRKSKPTIAVVTLHGAIVSGRGGPQPLPFGRSSAGGDTIAAALREAAANDDVAAVVLRVDSPGGSVTGSETVWREVIRTRDAGKPVVASMGAVAASGGYYVSMAADEIVANAGTITGSIGVLTGKFVSRELKDKLGVGSDAVRTNANADAWSTNAPFTDEQHARVAAEADLLYRDFVERAADGRKLPIEEMESLARGRVWTGSDAKERGLVDHLGGLRAAVTRAKVLAGFDEDADARVVAYPGSSWLDMLRPKPSSQPAAASLPEALAALLGKSVIGVLDQAERSMTGASALWLGEYRF from the coding sequence ATGTTCGGTTTTCTCCCAGGAATCCCCGGCCAGGACGACCTGCGGGCGCTGGTGCGCCGCGTCGACACCGCACGGCACAACGGCGTGCCCGACGGCTGTGTGCTCGAACTCGACCTCATGTCGATCCCGCCCGAGACCACTGGCTTCGATCCGCTGGCGATGATCGCCGGCGGCGGGCGGCCGCTGGTGCTGCGCCAGGCCGTCGCGGCGATCCACCGTGCCGCCGAGGACGACCGTGTGGCCGGCCTGATCGCGCGCGTGCAACTGCCCGCGGCCGCGCCTGGGCCCGTGCAGGAGTTGCGGGACGCGATCGTGGCGTTCGGCGAGAGCAAGCCGACGGTGGCCTGGGCCGAGACCTATCCCGGCACCATGTCCTACTACCTGGCCTCGGCGTTCCGCGAGATCTGGATGCAACCGGCCGGATCGGTGGGGCTCGTCGGGTTCGCGACGAACGCGACGTTCCTGCGTGATGCGCTCGACAAAGCCGGCATCGAGGCGCAGTTCATCGCACGCGGTGAATACAAGTCCGCGGCAAACGTTTTCACCGAGGGCTCCTACACCGAACCCCATCGTGAGGCCGACGCCCGGCTGATCGAGAGCCTGCAGGAGCAGGTGTGGCAGGGCATCGCGCAGTCGCGCGGTCTCGACCAGGGCACCATCAACACACTCGCCGACCAGGCGCCGTTGTTGCGTGAGGCCGCGGTCACCGCAGGACTGGTGGACCGCATCGGATTCCGCGACGAGGCCTACAAGCGGATCGGCGAACTCGCCGGTGGACCCGAGAACACCGACGCCGACGACGATGACGCACCACCGCGACTGTTCCTGTCGCGCTACGCGAAAGCCACCGCACCCAAACCCGCCCCGCAGCTTCCTTCGCTGCCCGGGCGCAAGAGCAAGCCGACGATCGCGGTGGTGACCCTGCACGGCGCGATCGTCAGCGGTCGCGGTGGTCCGCAACCGCTGCCGTTCGGCCGCTCCAGCGCCGGGGGCGACACCATCGCCGCGGCCCTGCGCGAAGCCGCCGCCAACGACGACGTGGCCGCGGTGGTTCTCCGGGTGGACAGTCCGGGAGGATCGGTGACCGGATCGGAAACCGTGTGGCGCGAGGTCATCCGGACTCGGGACGCGGGCAAACCCGTGGTGGCGTCCATGGGCGCCGTCGCGGCATCAGGCGGATACTACGTGTCGATGGCGGCCGACGAGATCGTCGCCAATGCGGGCACGATCACCGGATCAATCGGTGTGCTGACCGGGAAATTCGTGTCGCGCGAGCTGAAAGACAAGCTCGGTGTGGGATCAGATGCGGTGCGCACCAACGCAAATGCCGATGCGTGGTCGACCAATGCACCGTTCACCGACGAGCAGCACGCACGAGTCGCGGCCGAGGCCGATCTGCTGTACCGCGATTTCGTCGAACGCGCGGCCGATGGGCGGAAGTTGCCGATCGAGGAGATGGAATCGCTTGCGCGAGGCCGTGTCTGGACCGGTTCGGACGCCAAGGAGCGAGGTCTGGTCGACCATCTCGGTGGGCTGCGTGCGGCGGTGACGCGCGCCAAGGTGCTCGCCGGTTTCGACGAGGACGCCGACGCGCGCGTGGTGGCGTATCCGGGCTCGTCGTGGTTGGACATGTTGCGGCCCAAGCCGTCTTCGCAACCGGCGGCCGCGTCGCTGCCGGAGGCTCTCGCCGCGTTGCTCGGCAAATCGGTGATCGGTGTGCTCGATCAGGCGGAACGATCCATGACGGGTGCGAGTGCATTGTGGCTGGGGGAGTACCGCTTCTGA
- a CDS encoding MFS transporter — MDSKETDASKPSQADAGQQAPTAHAEEVKAPPEVVKRAVAASAVGNFTEWFDYGIYAYGVSYISAAIFPGDGKSATLLALMTFAVSFLVRPLGGLVWGPLGDRIGRKQVLAITILLMAGATLCVGLVPPYATIGVAAPILMVVLRMIQGFSTGGEYGGAATFMAEYSPSRRRGLFGSFLEFGTLAGFSFGALLMLGFSLLLSDDQMGSWGWRLPFLVAAPLGLIGVYLRSRLEDTPIYRELEESGESEEHPTGEFKALVVDYWSPILRLGGLVVALNVVNYTLLTYMPTYLESAIGLSTDQSLVVPIIGMLSMMVFLPFAGRISDRVGRKPMWWFSVVGLFVAGVPMFMLMSTNLVGAIIGFAVLGLLYVPQLATISATFPAMFPTQVRFAGFAIAYNVSTSIFGGTAPAINDWLVNLTGDNLVPAYYMMVACVIGAISLVRMPETARCPINGTEIPGTPEAPPQLDYKEPAHAS, encoded by the coding sequence GTGGACTCGAAGGAAACGGACGCGTCGAAGCCTTCACAGGCGGACGCAGGCCAGCAGGCGCCGACGGCGCATGCGGAAGAAGTGAAAGCACCGCCTGAGGTGGTCAAACGCGCTGTCGCGGCGTCGGCCGTCGGCAACTTCACGGAGTGGTTCGACTACGGCATATACGCCTACGGCGTCAGCTACATCTCCGCCGCGATCTTCCCAGGTGACGGCAAGAGCGCGACGCTGCTGGCACTGATGACGTTCGCCGTGTCGTTCCTGGTACGGCCTCTCGGTGGCCTCGTGTGGGGGCCGCTCGGAGACCGCATCGGGCGTAAACAGGTGTTGGCCATCACAATTCTGCTGATGGCGGGCGCCACATTGTGCGTCGGACTCGTGCCGCCGTACGCCACGATCGGGGTGGCGGCGCCGATCCTTATGGTCGTGCTGCGCATGATCCAGGGCTTCTCCACCGGCGGCGAATACGGCGGTGCGGCAACCTTCATGGCCGAGTACTCACCGTCGCGCCGACGCGGACTCTTCGGCAGTTTCCTCGAATTCGGCACGCTCGCAGGCTTTTCGTTCGGCGCCCTGCTCATGCTGGGCTTTTCCCTGCTGCTGTCCGACGACCAGATGGGGTCGTGGGGTTGGCGATTGCCGTTCCTGGTGGCCGCACCGCTCGGCCTGATCGGCGTGTACCTGCGCTCGCGGCTCGAAGACACCCCGATCTACCGCGAGCTGGAAGAGTCCGGCGAGTCCGAGGAGCACCCGACGGGCGAGTTCAAGGCCCTGGTGGTCGACTACTGGAGCCCGATCCTGCGACTCGGCGGCCTGGTGGTGGCGCTCAACGTCGTCAACTACACGCTGCTCACGTACATGCCGACCTACCTGGAGAGTGCCATCGGCCTGTCCACCGATCAGTCGCTGGTGGTGCCGATCATCGGCATGCTGTCGATGATGGTGTTCCTGCCGTTCGCCGGGCGCATCTCGGATCGCGTTGGGCGAAAACCGATGTGGTGGTTCTCGGTGGTCGGCCTGTTCGTGGCGGGCGTGCCGATGTTCATGCTCATGAGCACCAACCTCGTCGGCGCGATCATCGGTTTCGCGGTGCTGGGCCTGCTCTACGTACCGCAGTTGGCGACCATTTCCGCCACCTTCCCGGCGATGTTCCCCACGCAGGTGCGTTTCGCGGGATTCGCGATCGCCTACAACGTGTCGACATCGATATTCGGCGGTACCGCGCCCGCGATCAACGACTGGCTGGTCAACCTCACGGGCGACAACCTGGTGCCGGCCTACTACATGATGGTGGCCTGTGTCATCGGCGCGATCTCGCTGGTGCGGATGCCCGAGACCGCGCGTTGCCCGATCAACGGCACCGAGATCCCGGGGACACCGGAGGCGCCACCGCAACTGGATTACAAGGAACCTGCCCACGCATCCTGA
- a CDS encoding LysE family transporter: MAVHSIIGDWKLWLGFLLVAIPVCLSPGAGAIQSMSSGLTHGLVRSYWSIAGQELGLIAQLTVVAVGLGAVVAGSAAAFAVIKVIGVVYLLYLAVRQWRSAGTDVRDTVGRPAARAGIPLLARGFLVNATNPKALVFYLAVLPQFLQPKSPLLPQYVAIGATFVLVDIVVMSMYAGLAARLLSALGARQQRILNRSFSGLFATAAVLVALVRRGAA; encoded by the coding sequence GTGGCAGTTCACTCGATCATCGGCGACTGGAAGCTCTGGCTGGGCTTTCTCCTGGTGGCGATACCCGTGTGCCTCTCGCCGGGGGCAGGCGCGATCCAGTCGATGTCGTCGGGTCTGACCCACGGCCTGGTGCGCTCCTACTGGAGCATCGCAGGTCAGGAACTCGGGCTCATCGCCCAACTGACCGTGGTTGCAGTCGGTTTGGGTGCCGTGGTCGCCGGATCGGCAGCGGCGTTCGCCGTCATCAAGGTGATCGGGGTGGTGTACCTGCTGTATCTCGCTGTGCGCCAATGGCGTTCGGCGGGAACAGATGTTCGTGACACCGTGGGGCGTCCGGCGGCGAGAGCCGGCATCCCGTTGCTGGCGCGCGGATTCCTGGTCAACGCCACCAACCCGAAGGCGCTGGTGTTCTACCTGGCAGTCCTGCCGCAGTTCCTGCAGCCGAAATCCCCGCTACTGCCACAGTATGTGGCGATCGGTGCGACGTTCGTGCTGGTCGACATCGTGGTGATGAGCATGTACGCGGGTCTGGCCGCGCGCCTGCTCAGCGCGCTGGGCGCGCGGCAGCAGCGAATCCTCAACCGGTCCTTCTCCGGCCTGTTCGCGACCGCGGCGGTGCTTGTCGCACTGGTGCGCCGCGGCGCGGCCTGA
- a CDS encoding class I SAM-dependent methyltransferase — protein MVRSDNDTWDLASSVGATATMVAAGRAVVSQDPDGLINDPFAAPLVRAVGIEALTMLADGKFDIEKVLPESAARVRANIDEMAVRTKFFDDYFMDATGRGVGQAVILASGLDSRAYRLPWPDGTVVYEIDQPDVIEFKTRTLADLGAEPTCERRTVSIDLRDDWPAALRAAGFDPSAPTAWCAEGLLIYLPPEAQDKLFDDIHHLSAPGSTVATEFVPALKDFDPEKARQATETLTRMGVDIDMPSLIYHGERHSASDYLETKGWQMDSAARATLFTRYGLPAPGHDDDDPLGEIIYISGTLR, from the coding sequence ATGGTGCGCAGCGACAACGACACGTGGGATCTGGCGTCGAGTGTGGGGGCGACGGCGACGATGGTGGCGGCCGGGCGTGCGGTCGTCAGCCAGGATCCCGACGGCCTGATCAACGATCCGTTCGCGGCACCGCTGGTGCGGGCGGTCGGTATCGAGGCGTTGACGATGCTGGCAGACGGCAAGTTTGACATCGAAAAGGTCCTCCCGGAGTCGGCCGCCCGGGTGCGCGCCAACATCGACGAGATGGCTGTGCGGACCAAGTTCTTCGACGACTACTTCATGGACGCGACCGGCCGAGGTGTCGGGCAGGCGGTGATCCTCGCGTCCGGTCTGGATTCACGCGCCTACCGGCTGCCGTGGCCCGACGGCACGGTCGTCTACGAGATCGACCAACCCGATGTCATCGAGTTCAAGACCCGCACCCTCGCCGACCTGGGTGCCGAACCCACCTGCGAACGGCGCACCGTGTCGATCGATCTGCGCGACGACTGGCCGGCCGCACTGCGGGCCGCCGGATTCGACCCGTCCGCGCCGACGGCCTGGTGCGCCGAGGGTCTGTTGATCTATCTGCCGCCCGAGGCGCAGGACAAACTGTTCGACGACATCCACCACCTCAGCGCCCCGGGCAGCACCGTGGCCACCGAGTTCGTGCCCGCCCTCAAGGATTTCGACCCGGAGAAGGCGCGCCAGGCCACCGAGACACTCACCCGCATGGGCGTCGACATCGACATGCCGTCACTGATCTACCACGGTGAAAGACATTCTGCGTCAGACTATCTCGAAACCAAGGGCTGGCAGATGGACAGTGCCGCCCGCGCGACGCTGTTCACCCGGTACGGGCTGCCCGCGCCGGGGCACGACGACGACGATCCGCTCGGCGAGATCATCTACATCAGCGGCACTCTGCGCTGA